A region from the Benincasa hispida cultivar B227 chromosome 8, ASM972705v1, whole genome shotgun sequence genome encodes:
- the LOC120083389 gene encoding C2 and GRAM domain-containing protein At1g03370 isoform X1: MCSGYKNMKLTVRVIEARNLPATDLNGLSDPYVRLQLGKQRFRTKVVKKTLNPTWGEEFSFRVDDLDEELIISVLDEDKYFNDDFVGQVKIPISRAFNSDNGSLGTTWHSIQPKNKKSKQKVCGEILLAICFSQTNAFVDFNSNGHVSYPKTSSDEIMGSPPRSHNGKSSSPSPVRQRESSLKEHRSSQQKTFAGRIAQIFYKNVDSSSSISFRATELSDISEIPPSENLEVNSEDQSSMATFEEAIKVLESKDQETETPSNFPGIMVDQLYAIAPSDLNSLLFSSDSSFLQSLADLQGTTELQLGKWKFDNGGESLNRTVSYLKAPTKLIKAVKAFEEQTYLKADGNVYAVLSIVSTPDVMYGNTFKVEILYCITPGPELPSEEKSSRLVISWRMNFLQSTMMKGMIENGARQGIKDNFDQYASLLSQTVPPVDQKTIGSNKEQALASLEAPPPQSTFKLAVQYFANCTVLFTTFMALYVLVHIWLAAPSAIQGLEFVGLDLPDSIGEFIVCGVLVLQGERVLGLISRFMRARLQNGSDHGVKAQGDGWLLTVALIEGCSLAAVDSSGLSDPYVVFTCNGKTKNSSIKFQKSDPQWNEIFEFDAMNEPPSVLGVEVYDFDGPFDEATSLGYAEINFLRTSISDLADIWVPLQGKLAQTCQSKLHLRIFLDNTRGSNVNIAKEYLSKMEKEVGKKINLRSPQSNSAFQKLFGLPAEEFLINDFTCHLKRKMPIQGRIFLSARVIGFHANIFGHKTKFFFLWEDIEDIQVAPPTLSSMASPIIVITLRAGRGLDARSGAKTLDEEGRLKFHFHSFVSFGVAHRTIMALWKARSLSPEQKVRIVEEESEAKCCLQTEESGSFLGPSEVSMTEVLSSTLSVPTNFAMELFNGAELERKVMEKAGCLNYSFTPWESEKENVYERQIYYIFDKRISHYRVEVTSTQQRHSLPNKNGWLVEEVLTLHGVPLGDYFNVHLRYQIEDLPSKLKGCSVVVSFGMAWQKSTKHQKRMTKNILKNLQDRLKVTFGLVENESATR; the protein is encoded by the exons ATGTGTTCTGGGTATAAGAATATGAAGCTTACTGTTCGTGTAATCGAGGCTCGGAATTTACCAGCAACCGATCTGAATGGTTTGAGTGATCCATACGTCCGGTTGCAGCTGGGTAAGCAGAGGTTCAGAACCAAGGTGGTTAAGAAGACCCTAAATCCAACTTGGGGTGAAGAGTTTAGTTTCCGGGTGGATGATCTTGATGAGGAACTAATTATCTCTGTTTTGGATGAAGATAAGTATTTCAATGATGATTTTGTTGGACAGGTTAAGATACCCATTTCCCGGGCTTTTAATTCTGATAATGGCTCGCTTGGAACTACTTGGCATTCTAttcaacccaaaaacaaaaagtcCAAGCAGAAGGTTTGTG GTGAAATTCTTCTTGCAATATGTTTTTCTCAAACCAATGCATTTGTAGACTTCAATTCCAATGGTCACGTGTCTTACCCAAAGACTTCTAGTGATGAAATAATGGGTTCACCACCAAGGTCTCATAATGGTAAATCTAGCTCTCCATCTCCAGTAAGGCAAAGAGAGAGTTCGCTGAAGGAACATAGATCTTCTCAACAGAAGACCTTTGCTGGTCGTATTGctcaaattttttataaaaatgtagATTCTTCTTCGTCCATTTCTTTTCGAGCTACTGAGTTGTCAGATATATCTGAAATCCCTCCGTCTGAAAATTTGGAAGTCAATTCAGAAGATCAATCCTCTATGGCCACGTTTGAAGAAGCAATAAAAGTATTGGAGTCCAAAGATCAAGAAACTGAAACCCCATCGAATTTTCCAGGAATAATGGTCGATCAATTGTATGCCATTGCACCCTCTGACCTCAATTCTCTACTCTTTTCATCAGATTCAAGTTTTCTACAATCTTTGGCTGACCTTCAGGGAACTACAGAACTGCAACTTGGAAAGTGGAAATTTGACAATGGTGGTGAAAGCTTAAATAGAACAGTATCATATCTTAAGGCTCCAACAAAACTAATCAAAGCTGTCAAAGCATTTGAGGAACAAACGTACCTAAAAGCTGATGGAaatgtttatgcagttctatcTATTGTAAGCACTCCAGATGTAATGTATGGGAACACATTCAAAGTAGAGATACTTTACTGCATAACACCAGGTCCTGAGCTTCCGTCAGAAGAGAAATCTTCACGACTGGTAATTTCATGGCGAATGAATTTTCTGCAGAGCACTATGATGAAAGGAATGATTGAGAATGGAGCCAGGCAAGGTATAAAGGACAATTTTGACCAGTATGCTAGTTTGTTATCTCAGACTGTTCCTCCAGTTGATCAAAAGACTATTGGATCAAATAAGGAACAGGCTTTGGCATCGTTGGAGGCACCGCCACCGCAGTCGACCTTTAAACTTGCTGTACAATATTTTGCTAATTGTACTGTTCTGTTCACTACTTTTATGGCTTTGTACGTGCTCGTACACATTTGGCTGGCCGCACCTAGCGCAATTCAGGGCCTTGAATTTGTAGGGCTTGACCTACCTGATTCAATAGGTGAATTCATTGTGTGTGGTGTCCTAGTTCTGCAGGGCGAACGTGTTTTGGGGCTGATTTCACGCTTCATGCGAGCCAGACTGCAAAACG GGAGTGATCATGGAGTCAAAGCACAGGGAGATGGATGGTTGCTTACTGTTGCTCTGATTGAAGGGTGTAGTTTAGCAGCAGTTGATTCAAGTGGGTTATCTGACCCATATGTGGTGTTTACATGTAATGGGAAAACTAAAAACAGCTCAATCAAGTTCCAAAAATCTGATCCTCAGTGGAAtg aaatttttgaatttgatgcAATGAATGAACCTCCTTCTGTGTTGGGTGTTGAAGTTTATGATTTTGATGGGCCTTTTGATGAGGCTACATCTTTGGGGTATGCTGAGATTAATTTCCTCAGGACCAGTATATCAGATTTGGCTGACATATGGGTACCCCTTCAGGGGAAGTTGGCTCAAACATGCCAATCAAAATTGCATTTGAGAATTTTCTTGGATAATACAAGAGGCAGCAATGTAAATATTGCTAAAGAGTATTTAagtaaaatggaaaaagaggtTGGGAAAAAG ATCAATCTGCGTTCTCCTCAGTCAAATTCAGCCTTTCAGAAACTATTTGGGCTTCCAGCTGAAGAATTTCTTATTAATGACTTTACCTGTCATTTGAAGCGAAAGATGCCGATTCAG GGGCGCATCTTTCTGTCAGCTAGAGTCATAGGTTTCCATGCAAATATATTTGGGCACAAGaccaaattctttttcttgTGGGAAGACATTGAGGATATTCAAGTTGCTCCTCCTACTCTTTCATCAATGGCCAGTCCAATTATTGTTATAACTCTCCGAGCAGGTAGAGGCTTGGATGCAAGGAGTGGTGCAAAGACACTAGATGAGGAAGGCAGGCTGAAGTTCCATTTCCATTCCTTTGTATCGTTTGGTGTAGCACATAG GACTATCATGGCTCTATGGAAGGCTAGATCTTTGAGTCCGGAGCAAAAAGTGCGAATAGTTGAAGAAGAATCTGAAGCTAAATGCTGCTTACAAACTGAAGAGAGCGGATCATTTTTGGGTCCCAGTGAAGTCAGTATGACTGAGGTTCTCTCATCCACTCTTTCTGTTCCT ACCAACTTTGCTATGGAGCTATTCAATGGGGCTGAGTTAGAGCGCAAAGTTATGGAGAAAGCTGGTTGTCTTAATTATTCATTTACTCCATGGGAATCAGAGAAGGAGAATGTTTATGAAAGgcaaatatattatatctttGACAAGCGTATCTCCCACTACAGAGTGGAAGTGACAAGTACACAACAAAGACACTCACTTCCCAATAAAAATGGTTGGCTCGTTGAAGAGGTCTTGACACTTCATGGAGTTCCCCTTGGCGACTATTTCAAT GTTCACCTTAGATATCAAATTGAGGATCTACCTTCTAAGTTGAAGGGATGTAGCGTAGTAGTATCCTTTGGAATGGCCTGGCAGAAAAGCACCAAGCATCAGAAAAGGATGACAAAGAACATCCTAAAAAATCTACAAGATCGTTTGAAAGTGACTTTTGGACTCGTTGAGAATGAATCTGCAACAAGATAG
- the LOC120083389 gene encoding C2 and GRAM domain-containing protein At1g03370 isoform X2: MGSPPRSHNGKSSSPSPVRQRESSLKEHRSSQQKTFAGRIAQIFYKNVDSSSSISFRATELSDISEIPPSENLEVNSEDQSSMATFEEAIKVLESKDQETETPSNFPGIMVDQLYAIAPSDLNSLLFSSDSSFLQSLADLQGTTELQLGKWKFDNGGESLNRTVSYLKAPTKLIKAVKAFEEQTYLKADGNVYAVLSIVSTPDVMYGNTFKVEILYCITPGPELPSEEKSSRLVISWRMNFLQSTMMKGMIENGARQGIKDNFDQYASLLSQTVPPVDQKTIGSNKEQALASLEAPPPQSTFKLAVQYFANCTVLFTTFMALYVLVHIWLAAPSAIQGLEFVGLDLPDSIGEFIVCGVLVLQGERVLGLISRFMRARLQNGSDHGVKAQGDGWLLTVALIEGCSLAAVDSSGLSDPYVVFTCNGKTKNSSIKFQKSDPQWNEIFEFDAMNEPPSVLGVEVYDFDGPFDEATSLGYAEINFLRTSISDLADIWVPLQGKLAQTCQSKLHLRIFLDNTRGSNVNIAKEYLSKMEKEVGKKINLRSPQSNSAFQKLFGLPAEEFLINDFTCHLKRKMPIQGRIFLSARVIGFHANIFGHKTKFFFLWEDIEDIQVAPPTLSSMASPIIVITLRAGRGLDARSGAKTLDEEGRLKFHFHSFVSFGVAHRTIMALWKARSLSPEQKVRIVEEESEAKCCLQTEESGSFLGPSEVSMTEVLSSTLSVPTNFAMELFNGAELERKVMEKAGCLNYSFTPWESEKENVYERQIYYIFDKRISHYRVEVTSTQQRHSLPNKNGWLVEEVLTLHGVPLGDYFNVHLRYQIEDLPSKLKGCSVVVSFGMAWQKSTKHQKRMTKNILKNLQDRLKVTFGLVENESATR, from the exons ATGGGTTCACCACCAAGGTCTCATAATGGTAAATCTAGCTCTCCATCTCCAGTAAGGCAAAGAGAGAGTTCGCTGAAGGAACATAGATCTTCTCAACAGAAGACCTTTGCTGGTCGTATTGctcaaattttttataaaaatgtagATTCTTCTTCGTCCATTTCTTTTCGAGCTACTGAGTTGTCAGATATATCTGAAATCCCTCCGTCTGAAAATTTGGAAGTCAATTCAGAAGATCAATCCTCTATGGCCACGTTTGAAGAAGCAATAAAAGTATTGGAGTCCAAAGATCAAGAAACTGAAACCCCATCGAATTTTCCAGGAATAATGGTCGATCAATTGTATGCCATTGCACCCTCTGACCTCAATTCTCTACTCTTTTCATCAGATTCAAGTTTTCTACAATCTTTGGCTGACCTTCAGGGAACTACAGAACTGCAACTTGGAAAGTGGAAATTTGACAATGGTGGTGAAAGCTTAAATAGAACAGTATCATATCTTAAGGCTCCAACAAAACTAATCAAAGCTGTCAAAGCATTTGAGGAACAAACGTACCTAAAAGCTGATGGAaatgtttatgcagttctatcTATTGTAAGCACTCCAGATGTAATGTATGGGAACACATTCAAAGTAGAGATACTTTACTGCATAACACCAGGTCCTGAGCTTCCGTCAGAAGAGAAATCTTCACGACTGGTAATTTCATGGCGAATGAATTTTCTGCAGAGCACTATGATGAAAGGAATGATTGAGAATGGAGCCAGGCAAGGTATAAAGGACAATTTTGACCAGTATGCTAGTTTGTTATCTCAGACTGTTCCTCCAGTTGATCAAAAGACTATTGGATCAAATAAGGAACAGGCTTTGGCATCGTTGGAGGCACCGCCACCGCAGTCGACCTTTAAACTTGCTGTACAATATTTTGCTAATTGTACTGTTCTGTTCACTACTTTTATGGCTTTGTACGTGCTCGTACACATTTGGCTGGCCGCACCTAGCGCAATTCAGGGCCTTGAATTTGTAGGGCTTGACCTACCTGATTCAATAGGTGAATTCATTGTGTGTGGTGTCCTAGTTCTGCAGGGCGAACGTGTTTTGGGGCTGATTTCACGCTTCATGCGAGCCAGACTGCAAAACG GGAGTGATCATGGAGTCAAAGCACAGGGAGATGGATGGTTGCTTACTGTTGCTCTGATTGAAGGGTGTAGTTTAGCAGCAGTTGATTCAAGTGGGTTATCTGACCCATATGTGGTGTTTACATGTAATGGGAAAACTAAAAACAGCTCAATCAAGTTCCAAAAATCTGATCCTCAGTGGAAtg aaatttttgaatttgatgcAATGAATGAACCTCCTTCTGTGTTGGGTGTTGAAGTTTATGATTTTGATGGGCCTTTTGATGAGGCTACATCTTTGGGGTATGCTGAGATTAATTTCCTCAGGACCAGTATATCAGATTTGGCTGACATATGGGTACCCCTTCAGGGGAAGTTGGCTCAAACATGCCAATCAAAATTGCATTTGAGAATTTTCTTGGATAATACAAGAGGCAGCAATGTAAATATTGCTAAAGAGTATTTAagtaaaatggaaaaagaggtTGGGAAAAAG ATCAATCTGCGTTCTCCTCAGTCAAATTCAGCCTTTCAGAAACTATTTGGGCTTCCAGCTGAAGAATTTCTTATTAATGACTTTACCTGTCATTTGAAGCGAAAGATGCCGATTCAG GGGCGCATCTTTCTGTCAGCTAGAGTCATAGGTTTCCATGCAAATATATTTGGGCACAAGaccaaattctttttcttgTGGGAAGACATTGAGGATATTCAAGTTGCTCCTCCTACTCTTTCATCAATGGCCAGTCCAATTATTGTTATAACTCTCCGAGCAGGTAGAGGCTTGGATGCAAGGAGTGGTGCAAAGACACTAGATGAGGAAGGCAGGCTGAAGTTCCATTTCCATTCCTTTGTATCGTTTGGTGTAGCACATAG GACTATCATGGCTCTATGGAAGGCTAGATCTTTGAGTCCGGAGCAAAAAGTGCGAATAGTTGAAGAAGAATCTGAAGCTAAATGCTGCTTACAAACTGAAGAGAGCGGATCATTTTTGGGTCCCAGTGAAGTCAGTATGACTGAGGTTCTCTCATCCACTCTTTCTGTTCCT ACCAACTTTGCTATGGAGCTATTCAATGGGGCTGAGTTAGAGCGCAAAGTTATGGAGAAAGCTGGTTGTCTTAATTATTCATTTACTCCATGGGAATCAGAGAAGGAGAATGTTTATGAAAGgcaaatatattatatctttGACAAGCGTATCTCCCACTACAGAGTGGAAGTGACAAGTACACAACAAAGACACTCACTTCCCAATAAAAATGGTTGGCTCGTTGAAGAGGTCTTGACACTTCATGGAGTTCCCCTTGGCGACTATTTCAAT GTTCACCTTAGATATCAAATTGAGGATCTACCTTCTAAGTTGAAGGGATGTAGCGTAGTAGTATCCTTTGGAATGGCCTGGCAGAAAAGCACCAAGCATCAGAAAAGGATGACAAAGAACATCCTAAAAAATCTACAAGATCGTTTGAAAGTGACTTTTGGACTCGTTGAGAATGAATCTGCAACAAGATAG
- the LOC120083389 gene encoding C2 and GRAM domain-containing protein At1g03370 isoform X3: MCSGYKNMKLTVRVIEARNLPATDLNGLSDPYVRLQLGKQRFRTKVVKKTLNPTWGEEFSFRVDDLDEELIISVLDEDKYFNDDFVGQVKIPISRAFNSDNGSLGTTWHSIQPKNKKSKQKVCGEILLAICFSQTNAFVDFNSNGHVSYPKTSSDEIMGSPPRSHNGKSSSPSPVRQRESSLKEHRSSQQKTFAGRIAQIFYKNVDSSSSISFRATELSDISEIPPSENLEVNSEDQSSMATFEEAIKVLESKDQETETPSNFPGIMVDQLYAIAPSDLNSLLFSSDSSFLQSLADLQGTTELQLGKWKFDNGGESLNRTVSYLKAPTKLIKAVKAFEEQTYLKADGNVYAVLSIVSTPDVMYGNTFKVEILYCITPGPELPSEEKSSRLVISWRMNFLQSTMMKGMIENGARQGIKDNFDQYASLLSQTVPPVDQKTIGSNKEQALASLEAPPPQSTFKLAVQYFANCTVLFTTFMALYVLVHIWLAAPSAIQGLEFVGLDLPDSIGEFIVCGVLVLQGERVLGLISRFMRARLQNGSDHGVKAQGDGWLLTVALIEGCSLAAVDSSGLSDPYVVFTCNGKTKNSSIKFQKSDPQWNEIFEFDAMNEPPSVLGVEVYDFDGPFDEATSLGYAEINFLRTSISDLADIWVPLQGKLAQTCQSKLHLRIFLDNTRGSNVNIAKEYLSKMEKEVGKKINLRSPQSNSAFQKLFGLPAEEFLINDFTCHLKRKMPIQGRIFLSARVIGFHANIFGHKTKFFFLWEDIEDIQVAPPTLSSMASPIIVITLRAGRGLDARSGAKTLDEEGRLKFHFHSFVSFGVAHRFFSALAYGSWMRLEP, translated from the exons ATGTGTTCTGGGTATAAGAATATGAAGCTTACTGTTCGTGTAATCGAGGCTCGGAATTTACCAGCAACCGATCTGAATGGTTTGAGTGATCCATACGTCCGGTTGCAGCTGGGTAAGCAGAGGTTCAGAACCAAGGTGGTTAAGAAGACCCTAAATCCAACTTGGGGTGAAGAGTTTAGTTTCCGGGTGGATGATCTTGATGAGGAACTAATTATCTCTGTTTTGGATGAAGATAAGTATTTCAATGATGATTTTGTTGGACAGGTTAAGATACCCATTTCCCGGGCTTTTAATTCTGATAATGGCTCGCTTGGAACTACTTGGCATTCTAttcaacccaaaaacaaaaagtcCAAGCAGAAGGTTTGTG GTGAAATTCTTCTTGCAATATGTTTTTCTCAAACCAATGCATTTGTAGACTTCAATTCCAATGGTCACGTGTCTTACCCAAAGACTTCTAGTGATGAAATAATGGGTTCACCACCAAGGTCTCATAATGGTAAATCTAGCTCTCCATCTCCAGTAAGGCAAAGAGAGAGTTCGCTGAAGGAACATAGATCTTCTCAACAGAAGACCTTTGCTGGTCGTATTGctcaaattttttataaaaatgtagATTCTTCTTCGTCCATTTCTTTTCGAGCTACTGAGTTGTCAGATATATCTGAAATCCCTCCGTCTGAAAATTTGGAAGTCAATTCAGAAGATCAATCCTCTATGGCCACGTTTGAAGAAGCAATAAAAGTATTGGAGTCCAAAGATCAAGAAACTGAAACCCCATCGAATTTTCCAGGAATAATGGTCGATCAATTGTATGCCATTGCACCCTCTGACCTCAATTCTCTACTCTTTTCATCAGATTCAAGTTTTCTACAATCTTTGGCTGACCTTCAGGGAACTACAGAACTGCAACTTGGAAAGTGGAAATTTGACAATGGTGGTGAAAGCTTAAATAGAACAGTATCATATCTTAAGGCTCCAACAAAACTAATCAAAGCTGTCAAAGCATTTGAGGAACAAACGTACCTAAAAGCTGATGGAaatgtttatgcagttctatcTATTGTAAGCACTCCAGATGTAATGTATGGGAACACATTCAAAGTAGAGATACTTTACTGCATAACACCAGGTCCTGAGCTTCCGTCAGAAGAGAAATCTTCACGACTGGTAATTTCATGGCGAATGAATTTTCTGCAGAGCACTATGATGAAAGGAATGATTGAGAATGGAGCCAGGCAAGGTATAAAGGACAATTTTGACCAGTATGCTAGTTTGTTATCTCAGACTGTTCCTCCAGTTGATCAAAAGACTATTGGATCAAATAAGGAACAGGCTTTGGCATCGTTGGAGGCACCGCCACCGCAGTCGACCTTTAAACTTGCTGTACAATATTTTGCTAATTGTACTGTTCTGTTCACTACTTTTATGGCTTTGTACGTGCTCGTACACATTTGGCTGGCCGCACCTAGCGCAATTCAGGGCCTTGAATTTGTAGGGCTTGACCTACCTGATTCAATAGGTGAATTCATTGTGTGTGGTGTCCTAGTTCTGCAGGGCGAACGTGTTTTGGGGCTGATTTCACGCTTCATGCGAGCCAGACTGCAAAACG GGAGTGATCATGGAGTCAAAGCACAGGGAGATGGATGGTTGCTTACTGTTGCTCTGATTGAAGGGTGTAGTTTAGCAGCAGTTGATTCAAGTGGGTTATCTGACCCATATGTGGTGTTTACATGTAATGGGAAAACTAAAAACAGCTCAATCAAGTTCCAAAAATCTGATCCTCAGTGGAAtg aaatttttgaatttgatgcAATGAATGAACCTCCTTCTGTGTTGGGTGTTGAAGTTTATGATTTTGATGGGCCTTTTGATGAGGCTACATCTTTGGGGTATGCTGAGATTAATTTCCTCAGGACCAGTATATCAGATTTGGCTGACATATGGGTACCCCTTCAGGGGAAGTTGGCTCAAACATGCCAATCAAAATTGCATTTGAGAATTTTCTTGGATAATACAAGAGGCAGCAATGTAAATATTGCTAAAGAGTATTTAagtaaaatggaaaaagaggtTGGGAAAAAG ATCAATCTGCGTTCTCCTCAGTCAAATTCAGCCTTTCAGAAACTATTTGGGCTTCCAGCTGAAGAATTTCTTATTAATGACTTTACCTGTCATTTGAAGCGAAAGATGCCGATTCAG GGGCGCATCTTTCTGTCAGCTAGAGTCATAGGTTTCCATGCAAATATATTTGGGCACAAGaccaaattctttttcttgTGGGAAGACATTGAGGATATTCAAGTTGCTCCTCCTACTCTTTCATCAATGGCCAGTCCAATTATTGTTATAACTCTCCGAGCAGGTAGAGGCTTGGATGCAAGGAGTGGTGCAAAGACACTAGATGAGGAAGGCAGGCTGAAGTTCCATTTCCATTCCTTTGTATCGTTTGGTGTAGCACATAG ATTTTTTTCCGCCTTAGCTTATGGATCTTGGATGCGTTTGGAGCCTTGA